The genomic segment ATGTGGGGATCGCGGAAGAGCACGCGGTGATTTTTGCGGCGGGTATGGCTACGCGCGGATTCAGGCCGGTGTGCGCGATCTACTCGACGTTTTTGCAGAGGGCCTTCGATCCGATTGTGCACGACGTGGCGTTGCAGAAGCTTCCGGTTGTGTTCTGCATGGACCGCGCGGGGCTGAGCGGCGACGACGGGCCGACGCATCATGGGCTGTTCGATATCGCGTATCTGCGCGGGATTCCGGACATGGTGCTGATGGCGCCGAAAGATGAGAACGAACTGGCCGACATGATGAAGACCTCGTTCACGCTGGAGGGGCCGAGCGCGATCCGGTATCCGCGCGGACCGGTGGTGGGCGTGCAGAAGAGGCCAGCGCAGGTGCTGCCGGTTGGCAAAGCGGAAGTGCTGGCAGACGGATCGGATGTTGCGGTGCTGGGGCTGGGCCACATGATGCCGCTTGCGCTCGAACTTGCCGCGCGACTTGAAGGAGAGGGCTATTCGGCCGCGGTGATCAATCCGCGGTTCATCAAGCCGATCGATCGCGACACGATCATTCGCTACGCAGAGCGGGTGTCCGCGTTCGTCACCTTCGAAGATCACGTGAAGATGGGCGGCTTCGGCTCGGCGGTTCTCGAGGTGCTGGAGGAAGTGGGCAGCAAGGTGCCAGTGGTGCGCGTTGCGTGGCCCGATCAGTTCATCGAGCACGGGAAGGTGGATGCGCTGCGGAAGAAGTACGGCCTCACTGTGGAAGCGGCGCACGATCAGGTGTTTCCGATGCTGACTTCGAGACGACGGAGCCCGCTACTGGCGGGATGAGAGCTAAACGCGAACCTAGGAATTCAAGGCTGGAGTAGCATAACTTCGATGGCAACTTATCGTGTCGTTCTCAGGCAATCCGAAGAAGGATACAGCGTCTCATGCGTTGGACTGCCCGGTTGCTGGTCGCAAGGCGCAACTGAGGAAGAGGCGTTGGAGAATATCCGTGCCGCCATACGGGAATATTTGGAAGCAGCGGAAGAATTAGCGCGCGATTCAGATTCACGTGTGATCGAAGTCGCCTAGCCCATCTCCTAATGCCAAAGATTCCGGGGATCAATCATCTGCGCGCCGTAGCGGCTTTGGAGAAGGCCGGATTTCGCATCATCCGGCAGGGCTCTCATATCGTAATGACGAATGGAACACGTATTCTCACGATTCCCAGACACAACCCCGTGAATGCATTCACCATGGGCGGCATCGTGCAGGATGCGGGGCTCAGCGTGGATGAATTCCGCAAGCTGCTGTAGCGCCATCTGGCGCATCTTCGTCGAGGGATGGGTAGGACAAACCAGGAGTTCACCAACTGCCTGTGCGACAATTCCAGACAGACCTTTACTCATGCGACCTCATCGTGGTTTTCTGCTGGCGCTGGCTGGGTGGTTCCTAGGCGGACTTCTGGGCTGGGGGCAAACCTCTGCTCCGCTGGTGCTCGCAGGTGGAACGGTTATCGACGTTTCGAACTGGGGCCACTCGGCTGCCGATCTGCCGAACGCTGTTGTCATCATTCAGGGCGGCAAGATTGCGGAGGTGGGCCCGGCTTCGACGCTGCAGGTTCCCAAGGGCGCGCGCGTCATTGACTGCACGGGCAAGTACATCGTTCCCGGGTTGATTGACGGCTACATGGGAATGAGCACGCAGGGCGAAGCCTCAGCGAGCCTCTACATGGGAGTGACGACGGCGGTGGTCCGCTCGGGTAGCCGCTACGGGCGGCTGGATACGTCGCTTTCTCCCGCGCCGCATGTGTACGCGATCGACTCCGCTGGCACGACCGATGAGTGGAGTCTGCTGATCGGCCACAGCACATGGACGACGCGTCTACGGCAGAACGGGCGCCCCACTGAATTGCCTCCTGATGAGACGCTGCGGCAGCTCACGGCTACCAAAGCGCTGGGAACGCGCGCCATTTACATCGGCCCCAACGTGACGGCCGCGAACGCGCAAGTGATCATCTCGCGCGCGCATCAGTTGGGGATGATGACCTACGGCGAGTTTGTTGCAACGCCGTATCGCGTGGGCATTGAGGGAGATGTAGATGCGCTGGTGCACATGGGCAGCTACGAGCTGGGGGTGATCCCGGATGAGCTGCAGCAGCCCCTGGCGACCGATCCTGAAGGAGCAGCGGCAAGCACGGCCTTCGATTATGCGCAGCGCGTTCCCCCCACCGATTTTCACGTGCGGACGTACGCGAAGCTTATTGCGGCCCACCACGCGGCGTTGATGCCTACGTTTGCAACATTCTTCCTGCGGCTGCCGGATCATCGCAACTTGTGGCAGGATCCGGTGGCGTCGTTGATGGATCCTGCGCACATGTCGAATCCGCCGGATCGGGCGAGCGGCGAGATGATGTATCCGTTGCCGCCGTGGACCAAGCATCTGCCAGGCATTGGGCAGCGCTATATGGAATCGGGACTGCAAAAGAAAGCTGACCAGGCGGCTCTGCGGCTGTGGCACATCAACCAGGCGCTGTTCGCGGCATTTCCGCATTACCTGGCGGCGTCGGGCTCGCCGGTTGATGGATCGTTTCCGGGTATCTCGCTGCATGTGGAGCTGGAACTGCTGGTGCGGATGGGGTTGACGCCGCGCGAGGCGATCGCTGCGGCCACCAACAACTACGCTGTCCAGTTCAACTGGACGGAGATCGGGCAGATCGCCCCGGGACGGCGTGCCGATGTGCTTGTACTGGATGCGGATCCGACGGCGAATATCTGGAACGCGCGGCGGATCAACACGCTGATCCTTGAAGGCAACGTCGTGGATCGCGAAGCGCTGCTGAAAAAGTAGCTGCGGCGTTCGGCCGCTCGCCTAGGATCGCCGCGAGGCCTGGCGAGAGGCGATGGCGAGGATTTCGGTGAGGCGCTTCTGGCGGAAGGCGAAGGACTCCTGGAGCTGCTTCCAGACGCGGCCGCTGGCGAGGGTGTTGAGGAATCCGCCGGGCAGCTCGAAGTCGATTGCATCAGTTATGCGCGTGCCTTCTTCGCCGTCGGCCAGTTCGGGGCTGATTCCGTGGCGGTGGCGGAAGGTCTTGAAGGGGCCGTGAGCCATCTCGTCGGCGAAGTGGCTATTCCATTCGAACTCGATGATGCGGGCGGTCCAGCTCACGCGCGGTAGCAATCGGATAGGTTTGAAGCTGATGAGGATCTCGGAGCCGACGCCGGCGGCAAGGGATTGGAAGCGGCGTGTGGGATCGTCTGTAACCGGGCGCGGGGGCGGCGGCTTGAGGCGCATGTCTTCAATGCGCGCCTTGAGTTCGGGGGGCATGAGCGGCGGCAGGTTGTGGGGGTTGGCGAAGAAGGCAAACACCAACTCGACCGGAAAGGGCACCCACTGGCTGGTTTCAAAATGCTGGACCATGCAAAGCCATCTTACGCGGAGGCTTGCGATTAGGGCCGTCCCCGTCTCGGACTGCACCTGAATTTGGGCCTGCGAGGTGGGATTAGCGGTGCATGCTTTG from the Occallatibacter riparius genome contains:
- a CDS encoding type II toxin-antitoxin system HicB family antitoxin; protein product: MATYRVVLRQSEEGYSVSCVGLPGCWSQGATEEEALENIRAAIREYLEAAEELARDSDSRVIEVA
- a CDS encoding type II toxin-antitoxin system HicA family toxin, which codes for MPKIPGINHLRAVAALEKAGFRIIRQGSHIVMTNGTRILTIPRHNPVNAFTMGGIVQDAGLSVDEFRKLL
- a CDS encoding amidohydrolase family protein, translating into MRPHRGFLLALAGWFLGGLLGWGQTSAPLVLAGGTVIDVSNWGHSAADLPNAVVIIQGGKIAEVGPASTLQVPKGARVIDCTGKYIVPGLIDGYMGMSTQGEASASLYMGVTTAVVRSGSRYGRLDTSLSPAPHVYAIDSAGTTDEWSLLIGHSTWTTRLRQNGRPTELPPDETLRQLTATKALGTRAIYIGPNVTAANAQVIISRAHQLGMMTYGEFVATPYRVGIEGDVDALVHMGSYELGVIPDELQQPLATDPEGAAASTAFDYAQRVPPTDFHVRTYAKLIAAHHAALMPTFATFFLRLPDHRNLWQDPVASLMDPAHMSNPPDRASGEMMYPLPPWTKHLPGIGQRYMESGLQKKADQAALRLWHINQALFAAFPHYLAASGSPVDGSFPGISLHVELELLVRMGLTPREAIAAATNNYAVQFNWTEIGQIAPGRRADVLVLDADPTANIWNARRINTLILEGNVVDREALLKK
- a CDS encoding SRPBCC family protein; the protein is MVQHFETSQWVPFPVELVFAFFANPHNLPPLMPPELKARIEDMRLKPPPPRPVTDDPTRRFQSLAAGVGSEILISFKPIRLLPRVSWTARIIEFEWNSHFADEMAHGPFKTFRHRHGISPELADGEEGTRITDAIDFELPGGFLNTLASGRVWKQLQESFAFRQKRLTEILAIASRQASRRS